The Fragaria vesca subsp. vesca unplaced genomic scaffold, FraVesHawaii_1.0 scf0512898, whole genome shotgun sequence DNA segment tacatTCCTAAAAACCATTATTCATATTTACAAAcgtttttgaaaattcaataGACAATCATTGTCACGTGACAACAATCTCAAATTTCTGACGGGTGACCTAGGTCACTATGTTCATTCTAACCTAACAGGTGAACTTGCTATAAGTGCAGGGATTTCAACAAGCAGTGTTTACATGATCGGTAACTGACCAAGAGATtcatggtttagggtttacggTTAGGTCACTATGTTCATTCTAACCCaacgggtgaacttgctctaaGTGCAGGGATTTCAACAAGCAGTGTTTACATGATCAGTAACTGATCAAGAGATTCATGGTCAGTCACCattggatttacatccaatagttgaaaataaatcaaCTCTTCTTAAAATTAATTCTCCCCACCATTGGATTTAAATCTAACGGTGATTGACCATAAATCTCTTGGTCAGTCACTAATTAGGCGAACATGAGTACTGTTGGCACTTCTACGTGAATCAATATCAATCTTGGTAAGATTAGAAGCATTGTCGTCGATAGAGCAATAGTGACCGAGTATAGCATCGATCACTGCCAATTGGGTTTGAGAGTGGTGGTGATGACCTTATTCTAGAAGTCGTTGTCGAAAAGTTTATCTCAAGGTACCTTTCTACATCTAATTAGATTGCAACCATTTTATCATCTCAAAGAGCTTGAGTGATGACACCTACCAATTGACCCGATCTATGAGCCACTAATTTCTGAATCTTTTCCTAAATTGGCACTAATTTATGTCTTGATTATAAGAAACTAGCTAAATATATATGGTAAATATATGGTGGGATTACTTAGAGATCAACTATGGTAAATATATGATGCatgattaaatatatatatatatatatatatatatatatatatatatggtattcAAAGATTTGTTTTTCCTATATAGGACTAGAGATGATCAAAAGAAGATGATCAAATCTATTCACAAACagtgagatatatatagatgcCTTGCTCTTGTGTATTTCATATTCCAAGGGGTTACCACAGAATCATTAGTTGTCATCACATAATTAAACTTACTCTTAACTGTTAGTTAAAAGCAATGGGGtacactagctagcttttgACATATATCTTATTGATGTAGAATGTTACTTATGCGTGATTACATACGCCTATTGGAGAATCCTATGAGCCAAAAATGGATtctaatttaataaaattgaaactgaATATATCATTCGTTACATTTGGTACCACAGAGCAcagaattaattaattaaattagtaATTATTATTGTACATTTTATGAGGGGCGAGGCCAACCTGGGTTGCCAAGGACTATGCAATATAGAAAACAGCTTCGCCAACTCAGAAGCCTCCACATGAATCTGATCATGACGTTTATACTATGCAGCCTGGCTGTAATAATAACATATACAAAATGTTCAAAGCTATATAAATCATTTCattttaaagaagaagaaaaaaacagaaaaaaagaacttgTTTCCAATAGAGGCCCCTTCACCTTCCAATCACGTAGGTTCTCCAGGTTCTGCAAGGCCTGCACTGGCCcccttccatatatataaatacatgttAGTCTGTTACAACATTTGCAATAATATTAGAATATTACAGACAATTATTTATTTGCCTTGGAACAAATGTTGGAACCACCACACAGCCTCTAAGCCTTCCCTTATAAACCAGTCTTTCTCCCCTCCCCACTTCTTAATTTTGtgctttctctctcattcttcCTAGCTAGGTAGCTAAGTAGCAgtcttggtttttgtttatcgATCAGTTTGATAAATATGGGAGGATGTGCAACGAAGCCTAAGGTGTCAAAGGAGAAGGAGGTAGCCGGCGTGGAGGCGCCAGTGCCGGCTCCGGAGACGGCCAAGGAAGAAGCAGTCGTAGTCGAGACGAAGGAGAAGGAAGTAGTAGTGACTGGTGATGAATcggagaagaagatagaaggTAGTGATAATACAGTCAAGGAGAtcgttgatgatgatgaagataaaCGCAAGTCTCTCAGCAATTTGTTCCAGgtgaaatttcattaattcaaTTCATTAAACATGAATTAATATTCCTTCAACTTTTTCATGATCACTGTTTTTGTTGATTAGTGCTGtgttttatatgttttgaGAACTAATTCTTATCAAGCAAAGTTCGCAGTGTCTTgtcaaaaagatgaaaataatttaactcatcgttttttctttttgtcagaAAAGTTGATCGAACTGGTTTAGTACTAGCTCACCGATCATACTGTATATTTTGTACTGAATTATTCAGGGATCTAGTCAAAGCAGTATATATGTTCTTGCAAAAGTGAATTTgctctctgtatatatatgcttcaacttttttaattttcccGATGACACATCCTCTGAGTTTTTATGTGGAAATTTTTTGTACGATTCCCTACAATTTTTCTACACAGTTAAAGGCTAGGAAACAAAAAGATTCTTTCATTGAAATAAATCTTGAAAATAACCGAATTTTTCTAGATCAACGATCATTCTAATTATCCCTTTCATTTAGTAACCATAGTTATTTTTTGGGTAAGCTATTCAAAAGATGGAttttaccaaaatttgatCTTGATTTACCAAAACAAACCCGTCCTTATTACATTGTGGAGTTCGATCAATTCATGtcggttttttgttttatcaaaaatataattaaaaatatatgaatgtaaattagttttgttttctgattgACTAGTTCAGTCAAGTTTGTCTATGTACAACTGTATTGAGCTGATCAAAATGATTtattcctcaaaaaaaaaaaaaaaaaactagtataATCGAAGCTGGAGTAGTTTCGCTGATACGTTAATGTCATCCACTTCGGGACGATTCATTTTGTGTCCTTCTTCTGTTGATTAGTTCATTCACTGATTGTTCACGATGCCTACTTATTCTCTGATATTTAATTGCATAaccttaattatatattaagtTGGCGGTCCATGTCTTTTTGCTTGTCTTCTGTCCAGTCGGAATGAGACTTGTGAAGTCCTGGAGAATCAGTATGCAAGGTATCTTTGGATTCCATGACATCTTCCTCTCATGACAAAACAAAGTTTTAAGGAGGCCCACCATCACTTTGATTGTTTCACTGATCAAATGTTTTTTCTGTATAAATTGGTCGGTTGCGTTAAATTTATCTAAGACAATTCATTGAACATTTTATCTTCCTAATTTAAATCAACCTCAGCCTAGTACTCGCCCACGACCTATGACCAAGTTTCTTTCGGATTAAtctgaaaaaaattatttccgTAGTCCATAGTCCATATCCTTAAAGAAACTAGAAAACACATCGATCTGCTAATTAGTGGACGCACAAATATTCATGTGTGGTCTGCTGCATGGTTCCTATATATACAGGCATTCCCTTGCATCCAGATCTTGTTGGGGATCTTGATGATCGATGGAGTGTGCTAGCTAGATATTCAACGCCTATTTTCTCAAGGCTTGAAATTTTAGTGCACAATGACTTCTAAAACCTTCTAGCaggttaaatgtagactttgagTACGCAATGAAAAATGACCATAGATGATGATTGATTAGTACGTTGTGGACTTTAAACGTGCATGGCCACCATATATGTTCTGAATATAGACCATTCAATCCGCATATGACTATCTGTACTAGTTGTTAGGAGCATTTGATTCCCTTGATTCAATTCAAATGGTTTGGTGTTGAGGGTCCCTAGCTTGAAAATGTTTATTTGGTTAGTACCTGATGATAGTTGAAGTATATACATCTGCATTTATATTGATCGAtcaataattttcttctttttcgtATAATGTGTGCGAATAATCTATACGCTAAACCACAGTTTGCATTGCAATTTAGTCGACATTCGTTCTCTAACGTTTTGTGACTTGATGAAACTAATTGGCAGAATGAAGAAGGGAAGGACTTgatagaaaaagagaagacaacAGAAGTATCAGAAACTGTAAAGCCTCTAGAGGAAATTACCCCTGAAATTGCTGTTGTGGATGCTCCAAAGGCGGCTGAGTCCACTGAGGTAGCAATTGAAGCTGCACCAGCAGAGACAGAAGCCACAGAAACTCCGGTGGAAAAAATTACCGAAGAAGTTGAAAAGATCATGGAAGAAGTCAAGGAAATTGCTGAAGAGAAagttgcaaaagaaaattccgaagaaaaaaagagaccGAAGCAGCGAAGGAAGAAAGTGTAGCTGAAGAAAAACCCAAGGAAGCAGTATGAGAGGGAAAAGATTAATTCATTCTCATGGAGGAGCTGTGCTCCTTCAATTCTGTTCACTAGCTACATTAATGTAAGGAAGGTTGCCCTATCTTTTTTTGAGAGGACTTTGTTTCTGCTGTTTCAATTCCTTAAATTTATTTGATGTATCTCttgattttatcttttttttacttgAGTTTCTTATTAACTTCTCTGCTGCACTATGTCTATTTGTGGACATATGGGACATTTTAGATTGAATATACCGAGTATAGATTGTGTCCTAAAGCTTTAGATGAACAGTTTTTGTGTCTCTGATTCAGATGCCAtttaaacatacatatatacacgCCCGCCAGTAGCGTTCCCGAAGTAACTAACCTAGACGTGCGCCGGCCGTAAGCTGTTAAGCATCACAACAAACTGTTAAttcttcatcatatatatcttttcctGCGAACCCTAGCCTTGTGAATGGATTCATAATATTCACCCTGCGCATTGCTTACCATAGGCATTTATAATCTTGGAAAATTGGCTTGAACTGGACTTCCAAATTCACTACGTTATATGtagttagaagttagaactACTCAAAAGATCATAGTTTACATCCTCATTATATCACTAATAATGTCATTGATATGATTTCAAAACATGACGTATTACGCATTGCTCTTGCGCATTTACACTACAGAAACAAAgtcctttgtttctttcagtTGTGAGGAGTCTTTGACAACTTCAGCTCCTGAGCAACTCTCATCAACTTTACTTTGCTCTCTGCTCTTCGCCCATAAAACACTGTAAAGCCCTCCAACCAATAATAGCCCACCTAAGATGCTGCAAACATAAATAGAAACGATGGTGACCAAAAATGCGACTACATTTTCAAGGGAATATTATATGTGTAGCTAAGCAAACATATATTGTCATTCACCTTCCCAGACTTATGATTTCTCCAAGGAGAATTGCAGATGCAAAGAGTGTGATGACCAAAGCCAATGGTGTGGACATAGCCAAGAAAACCGGATCCTTCTTCTCGATTACCCATGCTTGTAAATGGTAAGTAATGCCGGTCACAACAATTCCCTGCAGCGAGTATCCAATATTTAAAGTATAGTACTAATCCACATTATTAGGAAAATTATGGCTTCAGAGTACTTACACAGTAAGCTACGGCAACGAGTTTGAGATTCCATCCAAGCTTCCATTCGTAGGGGTTTCTCTCAACAGCGATTGCAATGACAAACGTCTGGATTGAACTTAGAAAGCATTGTAGGGTAGTAAAGAGAAGCTTTGAAGGGTAGCTTTTCATTACTCGTGCCTATATcatctccaaggaaaatttcaattaatttacACATGAAAAACCTATATATCTCCCTAGTCTTCTGTGTTTGCCAATATAGGAAATTACTTTGACCCAAATAGTTTTGATCATGACCCTTCAAAGTGAGATATGAATCATACGAGAGAATTTTGACTTAACAAAAAGTATAATCAGTAAATGTTATGAAACAGGTGATCACCTGAAAAACAAGCCACAAGCCCCAAAAGATGTTGGACATGAGCATGAGGAAGCAACCCTTTATCCATGTTTTGCCAGAAGGAACATGGCCTTCATGTTCTTGGATATTATGGTGATGAAAGAGATTATGATGCCCCAGGAGATTGAAATGGGGGCCTTTGTATATAGCAAGGGTGACTGCCCCTGCCGTGCAAAATAGTATGCCTACAAGCTTAGCCAAACCTGAGGTTGTCCTTGGCTTCAATACTTCCACCCTGTGAGGAAAAATTATGTCATATCTATATAAATTATGTCAATTCATGCCTACAAGTTACACAATAAACCGTAGCCCTTGTAATCATTGAGCTCATTCACATTCGATCCTTGGGTGATAGACTCCTCACTCTTGTATACCACATTTGGCTCAAGTACGTACATGGACTCTTGTATCTTTCTTTAGCTAGTACGTACTTTCTTTGGTCGTCCAGTACGGCGATATACCTCAGTTGTCCTAATTCCAATCCGATCAGTTACCTATCTTTACGTTAAGATTTCCGGCCAGCGTAATTATGTTGATAGTATTCTCGTTAGATTGCTGTATTTATCCAATACTTGAGTCTGGCGGAGCCAGCCTTATTTCACTTGGGCTTAAGCCTAGGTGAGTTTTTGAGGGGTAAAAAATAAACTACTTCTTTTGAGGGGTTAAAAAAACctacttcatatatatgtataaacatAATTAGTATCCTCAATTGAAGTTACTATGTGCGAGAGGTTGTGATTGTCTCTAAAAATTTATACACTCTACCAAATTAATTATCAATACTATTGTAGTTAACTAGAACAGATAATTAATGGTTTCGAATTTGGA contains these protein-coding regions:
- the LOC101293157 gene encoding uncharacterized protein LOC101293157, yielding MGGCATKPKVSKEKEVAGVEAPVPAPETAKEEAVVVETKEKEVVVTGDESEKKIEGSDNTVKEIVDDDEDKRKSLSNLFQNEEGKDLIEKEKTTEVSETVKPLEEITPEIAVVDAPKAAESTEVAIEAAPAETEATETPVEKITEEVEKIMEEVKEIAEEKVAKENSEEKKRPKQRRKKV
- the LOC101293453 gene encoding auxin-induced protein 5NG4-like; translated protein: METVGSSSRKPYLVVILIQTIYAAMFLLSKAAFNGGMNTFVFVFYRQAAATLFLVPLALFFEWKTAPPLSFMTFCKIFLLSFFGITLSLDIYGVALVYTSATLAAAITNSLPVITFFLALLLRVEVLKPRTTSGLAKLVGILFCTAGAVTLAIYKGPHFNLLGHHNLFHHHNIQEHEGHVPSGKTWIKGCFLMLMSNIFWGLWLVFQARVMKSYPSKLLFTTLQCFLSSIQTFVIAIAVERNPYEWKLGWNLKLVAVAYCGIVVTGITYHLQAWVIEKKDPVFLAMSTPLALVITLFASAILLGEIISLGSILGGLLLVGGLYSVLWAKSREQSKVDESCSGAEVVKDSSQLKETKDFVSVV